One part of the Dioscorea cayenensis subsp. rotundata cultivar TDr96_F1 chromosome 2, TDr96_F1_v2_PseudoChromosome.rev07_lg8_w22 25.fasta, whole genome shotgun sequence genome encodes these proteins:
- the LOC120273505 gene encoding uncharacterized protein LOC120273505, translating into MASKLPPKRVIQGANVGDVNVVASEKTPKARSDDTNTEFFLKICVQEVQIGVSYNYKQLKNKWDSLKKEFAIWTKLAEHLTWLGWDPVKRENLEYLKCRNEGSKFLDMMEICFKDIVAIGYMALVPYADPSTENEVSKKNAYARMNEIDIEIDNFDDDGDSCQQYNDVIRE; encoded by the exons atGGCTTCAAAATTACCACCCAAAAGAGTTATACAAGGGGCAAATGTGGGTGATGTGAATGTGGTTGCAAGTGAAAAAACTCCTAAAGCTAGATCAGATGACACAAATACTGAATTCTTCTTAAAAATATGTGTCCAGGAGGTCCAGATTG GGGTGAGTTACAACTACAAGCAACTAAAAAACAAATGGGACTCACTTAAGAAAGAGTTTGCTATATGGACAAAGTTAGCGGAGCACCTGACATGGCTTGGTTGGGACCCTGTTAAGAGG GAAAACCTAGAATATTTGAAATGTAGAAATGAGGGTTCAAAGTTCTTGGACATGATGGAGATATGCTTCAAAGATATAGTGGCGATAGGCTACATGGCATTGGTACCATATGCTGACCCGTCAACTGAGAATGaagtttctaaaaaaaatgcttatGCTCGGATGAATGAAATAGACATAGAGATAGAtaactttgatgatgatggtgacagTTGTCAACAATATAATGATGTTATAAGGGAATAA